The Bdellovibrionales bacterium genome has a segment encoding these proteins:
- a CDS encoding YeeE/YedE family protein yields the protein MHVDLWQVIAAGFVVGFGTIMGSGCTSGHGVCGISRMSVRSILATLTFIAVGILTASFLRGAR from the coding sequence CTGCACGTAGATTTGTGGCAAGTGATCGCAGCAGGTTTTGTCGTGGGGTTTGGAACTATCATGGGGAGTGGTTGCACCAGCGGTCACGGCGTATGTGGTATCAGCCGCATGTCAGTTAGATCTATACTTGCAACCTTAACTTTTATCGCCGTAGGTATTTTGACAGCTAGCTTTTTAAGAGGTGCACGGTGA
- the trxA gene encoding thioredoxin: MEELNESTFKTKVFNYEAEKEWKYEGDLPAIIDFYADWCGPCKALSPILEELSREYQGKLHIYKVDTEASPELAGAFGIKSIPSILFIPKEGEPSMATGMVPKTELKKAISNILNVQED; this comes from the coding sequence ATGGAAGAACTCAACGAAAGTACTTTCAAAACTAAGGTGTTCAATTATGAGGCGGAAAAAGAGTGGAAGTACGAAGGGGATTTGCCCGCAATTATTGATTTTTATGCAGACTGGTGTGGTCCCTGCAAAGCGTTGTCACCGATATTAGAGGAGCTTTCACGTGAGTACCAGGGGAAGTTACACATTTATAAAGTAGATACTGAGGCGAGTCCTGAGTTGGCCGGGGCATTTGGTATCAAAAGTATTCCAAGCATTTTGTTTATACCCAAAGAGGGTGAGCCCAGTATGGCAACAGGCATGGTGCCAAAAACCGAACTTAAAAAAGCGATCAGCAATATTTTAAATGTTCAAGAGGATTAA
- a CDS encoding winged helix-turn-helix transcriptional regulator codes for MVFKTFSISKMEDKCELVAGLLRALSHPQRLMILGHLIQGKKTVTELQNLCGISQSQLSQFLGRMKLEGLLDCDRKGRFQYYSVSDKKIIKLIQSIQTIYC; via the coding sequence ATGGTATTTAAAACTTTTTCAATTTCAAAAATGGAGGACAAATGTGAGCTAGTCGCAGGTCTATTGAGAGCCCTCTCTCACCCACAACGCCTCATGATATTGGGCCATCTTATTCAAGGAAAGAAAACTGTCACTGAGCTGCAAAATCTTTGCGGAATTTCACAATCTCAACTTTCTCAATTTTTAGGAAGAATGAAATTAGAAGGTTTGCTGGATTGTGACCGAAAGGGGAGATTTCAATACTACTCAGTGAGTGATAAAAAAATCATAAAACTTATCCAATCCATACAGACCATTTACTGTTAA